The nucleotide window CTGGATTCAGCCATAAATAACCTCCTCGTTAGTCTTTGAAGCTTTCACATAGTATCCTTACTTAACACGACTAATATAGAATTTATACAATCCCTTTTCCTCAGCTGATTACAAAAAATCATGTCCCATTTTCTTGTACCATGCCGGTACATCGATTTTAGAACTAGTATCTGTGGCAAGCAACTCCAGCACCTGACCTGCGTCTATTTTCTTAATCCCCTTAGCAAG belongs to Candidatus Zixiibacteriota bacterium and includes:
- a CDS encoding sulfurtransferase TusA family protein: MVVEADQTLGCCGLSCPMPIIKLAKGIKKIDAGQVLELLATDTSSKIDVPAWYKKMGHDFL